The Arachis ipaensis cultivar K30076 chromosome B03, Araip1.1, whole genome shotgun sequence region ggggcttggggtgaataggaaggttcattattttggagggaggattcatggtaggaaggtggttcttcttggtgaaggtatggagatggtgagggctgaggtggttcatggtagtaatcttgataaggctgtggtggttctaaaggttcttgctcataatgatcACAAGGatgtggtatgggtgattggttatatgatggataaggGTCACATAAAGGTACTTggtagaaaggggcttgtgagtatggttgaggttcatgttgaggataagattcataggcatatggtggtggttgattgtcataaaaggagtcaccatagccattgaattgacatgcattaggatgagaattatacctataagtgtccggaggttgatgccaataggagtgatcaattccttgaggctcctcccatcttggagtgttccatccttggtacatgttagcattgaagttcacatttcctacaacacaattagagctaaactcatagccaaagtgagaattcattatggaaaaacaaaataaaactaacaaaatctagtaaacaagcaaaagataaactatttacactattcacatatgtacaataaccaataacataacaccattgcaaatccccggcaacggcgccattttgacgaagagatagagattttacccacttaaatgttgtattggatggtaacttGGGAAGGgagacttccccacacttagacaatgcatccttgtgctcttctttgtgtatttccacctctttgcgagcttccTTGATTCCAACCTTTCCCCTTTTATCACatagcttggtgttgtcttcaagaactttgatttcttgcctaatgggaggtggttcaattttggatagaaattcattaatgaataaatccatttcttggtcaacctcttcatattcttcaatttcgatatatACCATGCTAACGTTTTCGATATATCAcatatcttccttatttatttatttagttgttttacaATATTACTAAGGCACAATATAATTATTCTTCATTGAAATTATTAAGAGcaattatttcaatttcaatttgagtaaagaatcaaaattttattaatttattacttttttttattctgaTATATTAAAAAATTGTTTAAATAAGGGAGAACTCTAAGAAGAAACAAGCTCCATGGCTCTCTTTTATATTTATACTTTCTCTACTACATAACATGAAGATTGAAGTGAGTGACTATCACACGCGATGATTATGCTTGTCATTTCACATCAATCTGGTCAATAAAGACAATTCATTCGAATCATAACACCCACTTACTATACTCTATATTTTAGCATTTACCTCCTTATTAATTAGTTAACTAATTACTTTGTCAGAATTACTGGCTTTTTTACTGAAATGCCCATAGAAAATTCTTTAATTCCCAGAATGCGCATATGTGAAAATATTTCTCAAAATGCGCAGGCCATTTCTAGGATTGTGGGCACGAAATGAGAGGACCATTTCACTTAGTGCAGGCACGAAATGGAAACCCATTTCAAGCGTGGCAGAAGCGAAATAGATAGACCAAATCAGGGACAACAGACAGGAATTGGGGGCACGACAGTGGTGATGCATCTCATCAATGTCAATCtgaataaacaaaaatataaaataatacatTTTGTCGGTAAAAAAGAAATAAGgaacacaaaaacaaaaatattttaagcaACAATGGGATTGCTGATAAACCTGTCTATGGAAACCCATGCAGAGCTGGTTATACTGCTCTGTACGTTTTCGCAATCCAGCCTGCAATAACTGGTTTGTTGTTGATTGGAAAACATCCATCACGAACACGGTTTATCCAAGCGGGGACTTCTCTCAATTGTTCATCTTTATACATTAGGGTCTCTTGAGCTACTCTGTGCTGGAAATCACAGAGAAATGTAAAGCAGCAGTTTTTTTAATAAACTTTTATCATAGAAACAAAGCACACAATGTAAGCAGCCTACCTGTTCCTGCAACTCAATAAGCTGCCTGTCTTTTTCTTGAATATGTTCTTGAAGATCATGTATTTGTTTCATATGCTGAGCTCTTTCAGCTTCTGAATGATCACGCTCTCTTCTGCAAAGATTTTAATGGTATGCAGTTCTCTTTCCttctcttccattttccttttcaATTCATGAATTGTACGTTCTTTTTCACAAAGTTGCTCCTACAACCAGTTAAACATGTTTTAGAGTAGAATATCAACTAGTGCAtcatgaaaagaaaaacatgtaagctaataaaaaaataaatgttgaTCAAAATCAAAAGAATGGTACTTTTAAattctgagagaaaatggaatcTATATTAAACTATTGGTAATGTAAAACATGATTACAATTTGCATTGTAAAAAAGCCCTtgaataatacataaaaattGAGAACATGAGTACAGCAAAGTATTTTACTGCTTTGCCCATTTCGTGTGTGCCTGCATTGAGTTGGTCCATTTTGTGTGCTTCATACACGAATTCTATCATTTCTTGTGTGTCATAGGCGAGGTCTCCCATTTTGTGTCTGTTGCAAAAGATGTGGCCCGTGTCAGACCCAATGCACTATTTCGTACTCACTATTCTTGACTTGCTGCCTAGAATCATTTCGTGGCTGACCCAAGCAAAATGGCCGTGCGTATTTGAGGAGGAAGATCAAACCGTGCGTATATTGGAAATTAAAGAATTTTCCATGCGCATTTTAGTAAAAAAGCCCAGAATTACTTAACAACAGAAGTTATTCAACGTTTTCAGCTACCACGATCTGGGTCGTGTTTTATGATATTTGTTGAATATTGGTGATATAAAGAATTCAaatgttatttagaagatattagtttaaGTTTATATNNNNNNNNNNNNNNNNNNNNNNNNNNNNNNNNNNNNNNNNNNNNNNNNNNNNNNNNNNNNNNNNNNNNNNNNNNNNNNNNNNNNNNNNNNNNNNNNNNNNNNNNNNNNNNNNNNNNNNNNNNNNNNNNNNNNNNNNNNNNNNNNNNNNNNNNNNNNNNNNNNNNNNNNNNNNNNNNNNNNNNNNNNNNNNNNNNNNNNNNNNNNNNNNNNNNNNNNNNNNNNNNNNNNNNNNNNNNNNNNNNNNNNNNNNNNNNNNNNNNNNNNNNNNNNNNNNNNNNNNNNNNNNNNNNNNNNNNNNNNNNNNNNNNNNTTGAGAGGTTTAAAAACCTCTTTTTAGTTTCGTGATAAAATTATGGTGCGGACAATTAAGGTTGAGAAGTCCATCTCTTGTTACATCGGAAAATTAGGTAGAAGGTTGATGAGTCTCTTTGATTCAATTTTCAAACTATGGTGTTGACAGGTTAGATTGAAAAGTTTCTttttgttgcgtcaagaaattaaGTAGAAAATatagtgattctctttgtactcaatttcaatctatccttTTTGTTTCTATTCAATTTCgatgtatatttttttattcaatttgaatctttattttttttgtttatcttttattttttttatcatttgatACAGGGTtcaggtattagattaattcttattaatctatatttgtttttcttttatcataaaaaaaatagtcCATcgcatctttttttttaattcttgtgttcttatttttatttgtgttttattattgttttatcattattgttgattttattatttaaaaaaaataaaaaaaagcatatggtgcaaaataaaaaaaaatatacaaaaaggaaaagaaaaaaaattatcttttttgtaattattatttttttcgtaTACTATTTTTTCATCTACAAaattcgaggacgaatcttttttgaAGATGAGGAGAATGATATGTGTTTCAAATATTCGTGATATGAAAAATTCAAGTGTTATTTAGAatatattagtttatatttttagaatgttttaatttaatttgatgtattttgattttgttaatttaattACTAAATTAGCCTTATATTTGTGGGCTCAAAATTTTCTATATTTTAACCTAATAaaaggttataaatacctcataaaCTAGAGTAGTAATATAGAATgatttaaagattttgaaaatcttttttggtttcgtgataaAACCATAATATGGACAATTGAAGTTGAGAAGTCTCTCTTGTTGTATCAAGAAATTGGATAGAAGATTGAGGAGTCCGTTTAATTCAATTCCTAAACTATAGCATTGACAAGTTAGATTGAAGAGTTCTTTTCTTATTGTgtcaagaaattaaataaaaaataaaataatttcttttttattcaattttaacttatttttttattttaattacaatttattttttttattcaatttcaattcttactttatttatctttttatcattTTGCATACACACGTTTTGTCTTTCTCCAACTGTGTCACCGTTGTGTGCGTATCGTTTCATCTTTTTCCAATTTTTGTTCAACATGTGAGTCTATCAAAGTCTATGAAAGGTTTtataagagaaagaaagaggagtGAAATCAAGTAAAAATGTGTTTTGACTTTGGAATTCTAAAAAATTGGAATTGATTTGATTTCTAAATTAAATATATgtttggaataaataaaaattaagaattgaTTTGATTTGTCAATAtcagaatttggatcctctaaattttaaattttcacttTAAAAAGTAAAGTATGATCTCTCACTTTTGAATGATTTTCCTCTcatattttttcttggtcctacctataaaataaatggtgaaagattacactttactctctaaagtgaaattcaaactttagagaatctaaatccatcaataatataaatttacaattaagttatgaaatgatttggtatattaataataaaaaaatttcacatttttttttaacTCAAATTATTCTTATTCGCTTTTTTTATGTGCTTCTTATAACTTTCTCTAAGCAACAGTAATGACGAATTGAACTTGTTTAAGATTCGAATTTCTAATACTTATTTAAGTAGATTAGTGAGATAATTATTAGACCAACTCAAGTTAGATAAGTTAaatcaattctaatttttataaatttcaaACACATTACATTATATAcattatattatatacatacgtgtatatatatatatttgccaTGAactgtgcttttttttttttagtttctgtGTGGACTAAAGGTACATGTTGGGCGTATAAATTTATGAAAGTATAGGCTCTAGAGAGCCCAAAGGTAATGGACTAAAATCTTTCAATGGATTATGTTTTTTATACTGAAATAGCGTGGAGGCCCATACGATGCGTTGTTCAAGTGTGCTTGAGTAACCACACCCAAATGAATGGTGTCTCCGCATGAAGTTGGTGTGGATGCTGAACAAAAAGCTACATGTGATTATTAATAGAATATTAATCTATTAATTTCTCTCAAAATTTCCTCTATATGTTCTTATGCCGAGTTCGAAAGAATCATCTAATTCAACTTTCAAGGTGGCCACACATTCAGATTCGTAAATGAAAGGGGTTCAAGGGATCCCCTACTTATTACAAGTTTAACTTATCAAAGTAATCACAAAGAATTTAGTATATATAAACCATAACAGTACATGTTAAATTATTATTAGCAGGGAATAATACAATATTTCTGTTAAAAAATctattaaataataacaaaaattagtttttgttttgtcgatttttagcaaatcgatgatGGTTTGATTCTAATAGTCTAGGAGCGAAACTTACTCTTCTTTTACAGGTACCAAttttctataagtgcatcaaagcGCCTTGAATTAGACGAGTATCGAAATAAAagttgaattaaaatttgtaaaagaacataatgaattaaaaataaagttttcgaaaaagTAAATTGACTTGAATTGAAAagattgcattaaaattaaacaaagtgaTAAAATGCCTTCGAGTGAATCAAAGGACTTTCGACATAGAAATTAAAATATGctaaaatgtaaatttaacaagaaaattaaagttgcttgaaagataaattgAACATTGAAAGTAAAGTTTTTGCAGAAATTGTAAATTCAAAAGATAAAaacatggaaggaaccctacagaaaagagACTCGATTGCAGACTCAAAAATTCGctggggatgtgagtgtgcttgagtgttttcTGAAGTCAAATTCCAACCTTTATTCCCTAAAACTTTCTAGTATTTATAATCTATTTCTGTAACCAATCACTAATTACACAGTGTTGTTCGTATGCACACTCTCTGGTAATCGCTCCCGCTCTTTTGCTGATAAAACGTTACCCATCAATTCCTCACGTGGTGAAAGTCCTCAACTTCACCTATGTAACCGTTCGATTCACAATTTCGAGCAACTATTCAATTTTTCACTCGAATACCTATTTGACTAAGCCTGTTCGATTTGAACAAAGCATCCAAAAATCAAATCCGTGTCGAATAACTCTTGACTAATGCCTGCACGTGCTCCTTTTCAACATCCACCTCCACTTCGAATTAGCTCATCttaatcgaaaatattttttgaCTAACAGTTTTGTAGagattttatttgtattttgtgggATTTTAAATTCCTACAAACTATTAATaagtttgtttttaaatttttttttcaccaATGATAGTTATGTAGAGAAAAATCATTGATGAAAACGATGTCACAAGAAAAATAGTAATTACAATACGAATGTcttttaaagagaaaaaataacattgaataagaaataaaagaagagaataatAATGTTGATGATATTAATATTAGTGATGATGACGATAAAGGAGATAAGGATGCTGATAAAGTATGGttacataataaaaataatagaactAAAAGTGATAAAAATGAGAATGAAAAAatcaagttgggttggtctagtaaTTATAGCTCAGTAGCCTGTTTAAACAAGTGTCGGAATTTCGAATCCTATCCTgtacatgcagcaacccattgtaTTAGTAATAGTGATAGTtgattatattattaaaaaaaattgtgaaattTAAANNNNNNNNNNNNNNNNNNNNNNNNNNNNNNNNNNNNNNNNNNNNNNNNNNNNNNNNNNNNNNNNNNNNNNNNNNNNNNNNNNNNNNNNNNNNNNNNNNNNNNNNNNNNNNNNNNNNNNNNNNNNNNNNNNNNNNNNNNNNNNNNNNNNNNNNNNNNNNNNNNNNNNNNNNNNNNNNNNNNNNNNNNNNNNNNNNNNNNNNNNNNNNNNNNNNNNNNNNNNNNNNNNNNNNNNNNNNNNNNNNNNNNNNNNNNNNNNNNNNNCtttttatacaaaaattattttatcttttGTAAAAATGAACAAAAACTAAATTAGATTTTTACTCTTAATATGTATTGTAAAACACATACTAactaaatttaattgaaaaagcaaataaCTAGTTTTATTTAGGGGTGTCAAAAATTTTCAAGAGGCAGGGATCTCCGCGGGGACCGCCCTGAATGGGACCCCAATGGTGGAGAATTTTCTCcgtggggatggggatggggagcGAAATTCTCTCGAGACAGGCgtggggacccgagcggggatccccgccccgtccccgATAATTCCCCGAATTTTGGAACTTACTTAAATACCCTTACTTTATTACTAACATAGGGGGTGTTTTAGTAATCTTACTGTATAGGACGGATAGTTTTAGCTCgacttttattgaaaataataatgCAACAGAACCAACTCAAGATGATGAGGATCAAGCAATTGAAACACATGTTCAAGgaacacaagaggaaggaacacatattttaagattttattttatggacTATAATTTGCTATGTTGTATTTCTGGACTTATAATCTTGGATAAGATATGTTTGTGTGTTTGTAATAGTattttgtagtttattttttgatttttttgatattttttactaTAATTTTCATATAAATATTAAACATAGGGAGATGGAGAATGGGGCTCCGCGAAAAATACGGGAAACGCGGGAAACAGGGATGGGGACAATTATCCCCCATGGCGAGAATCGAAACAAAAATGGAGATTAATTCTGGGGACGAGAACAGGGAGCAGGGAGGCATTCCCCGTCCCCCCCTGCCTCGCCCCACCCCGCCtcgccccattgacatccctagttTTAATGCAAGTACCACAAAGAATTTCAATAATATTCAAGTGGGCTTTTTCTCTACAGAGTTCGGGAGCCTTCTAACTCTGAactattgtttttgttctttctccaaaaaaaaaaaaaacaaaacaaaagcttGAAGGTACGTTGGGAAGCCTGACCCATATTTGTTTAGACGGATGCTCTGCTCGAGGCATTGACACATGGCAATTTAATTGTATGTCTAAGTGAAAAATCACATTCGAATTTAAGATTTGACTGAAACCAAATAATGGATACGAACTTCTttatattatttaagtaatttttttatttattcaaataatTATGGATACGAAATTATATGATNNNNNNNNNacttaattttatttattatgatttaaaatattggttattaaatATTTCATCACATTCAAATTAGAAGGAGATACGTTCATTATCATTGCAACATGAATTACGGAAACTGATTCAATTAGCTTCCGTCTCTTCACCCTCCTTCCCTCTCCAaatgcctaaaacatgataaatcaaGAAATAGATTcagaaccatccaatttacaaagaaaagaaacatcctaatgcctaacattaggggtgtaagttaccgaATCGGACCGAAAATTATCGCAGAACCGAACCGAATTCTACAACAACCGattaaaaaaaccgaaaaaatcggttttttttgttttttcgaattaaaccgatcggttcggttcggttttcggttgtCTTTGctaaaaccgaaccgaaccgaaccgaaccgaagaaTGAGGGTTCAGTGGAGTGTGATTTTACTAAGTTGCCCTTTAACCTAGGTATAAAAGGGCAACTCAGCCACATAACCTagctttcttcttccccttttacGCCGCGAACCCTATACCTACTACCCAGTACCCAGTCTGCCAGTCACCCACACTCCTCTCTCCCATTCTTCGAAGAAGGTTCCACCTCCGACCTCCATGCTTGAGAGAAGGAGAGGCTGAGGGAGACAGAGAACTCGGCAGTCGTCGCTCGAAGCCTCGAAATCGTTCATTCATCGCCGTCGAAGGGTTGCCGTCGCAGGGTCGCCGCCGCAACAAAGCCAAAGCCGAGCAGCACTCCAACGTCCAACCAGTCCATCGCCGAGCAGCAATCCAGTCGCCGAGCAAGACTCCAGTGGCCGAGCCGCCGAACAACCAGTCCCTCTCCTGCAAAAACCCAAAACGCAACAGAACGATGTCTTCGTCGGATGTTAGATTTTGTGCttggttataattttttttatagtaattaagtaattaatgtaTATATTGTCAACAAAATCCTAGTCTGCAATATTTTCAGTGATATTGATACTTGATTTAGTGGGATTTTCAGTGATATTTGTACTGTTATGTGAGTTTCTGATTGTATGTTAAGTGAATTGGAAGACTTATTTAAAATATACGTAGTTAATGAACAGAAAAAATGAAGTTCTGGAGTTGTTAGATATGAAAAAAACTTTGCAACTTTTGTTTTTTAGTTAATGTTGCTGTGTTGTTTTTGTTAATTACTAATGAGTCTCTTTGATTGCTCTTTCTTGTTCTTGTGATACTGATCATTGCTGAAGCCTTAGAAAAATTTATGTAACAGTAACTCCTTGTTGAACAACACAAAAATTACTTCGAATcctcaatttttttaataaaaaatacttcCAATCCCCTGGTTAGGGCATTTTTTTACTACTTTGAACTTCCTAGGGATCCCATAAAAAGAATTTCAACTTTACAAGTCAACAGAAGCCAATCACAGAGAAAGGATATGGACAATTAAGCTATAAAACACCATGAAATTTAATATGCACATGTACTAAGCCAATTAAATCTAATTCCGTACAGACATCAACAGCCATTAATCAAATTGGTTTTGCCTTACTTTACAAGCTTTGCACTAAATGCATATGATAATTCAAACTGATGGCCATTCAATGTTCAATATATCAGTGTTTACTGTATGCTTGGACAGGAATTAGGATAGAAAATTCTTGTTCTGGTGGAAGGTATTGGTTTATTTTATATAGAGGTTGTCTGCACCTTTTTCATAGAAGTCTAGTTTCATCTTTGTTTATTAATGAACATGCTTACTTTGACTTCAGTATTGTTATCAACcaaatttattttctttgttaatatataattaattgtTGATGTTGTGCTTGATTTAAATTCTATTTGTGCTTGATTTTTAGTGATATTGTGCTTAATCTCATTTTCTCTCGAATTCTGGTTGAATGTTTATCAAATCAAGTTCTTGTATCTCATTTCCACACTAATATTGATACCAAAAATCACTGACAGTGAAATATGCAACCAATAATAAATGCAATTCTTTGAGCAGTCAGATTAGAGAACTTGTTAAGATCATGATGCTAGATTCTGCAGATTACTTATGAAATTGATGCTCTAATACATAGAAGTGGATTGCTTAATTGACTTTGCAAAGGTCAATTTATAATATAGTGTATAAGTGTATATGTTTGTGCCGGTTCTACACTAATTGCCCCTTTGATTTTAGTTTAAGACTTTGAAATATGGCTACATGTTTGGTGCTATTCATGAGTTAAAAATGCTAATTTTTCTTTGTTCTGTTTATATATATGTAGCCAACAAGCAATGAGGTGCTCAATGAGCAGACGCCTGAAGTTGGGGGTGAAATTGTTGAGTCCGTGGTGCGTTCTTCAACGGACAGCGGCATGCTTACCAAACCCCCGCCCCATCCTAGATCAAAGAAGAGGAAGGTTGATTCAACTAATGTGGGTGCAACTCCGGGAGCAACTCCTACAAATCCAGCTCCAAGCACTATGGAAACTGATGAAGAGGATGGCAAGGATGAAGCTAATGAAGGTAACAGAAAACCTTCTAGACCTAGATCTTGGACTTGGGAACACTTTACAAAGGATCCTAAGTCCAAGCCATCATATCCTAGGGCTAAATGTAATTGGTGTGGTGCATCATATGCATGTGACTCTCATAGAAATGGTACAACTAATATGCGTTATCATTTGTTGAACCAATGTAAAAAATTTCCTAGGGACTCGGGTGACCCTAGTCAAACAATCCTTACCTTCCAACAAAAAAAAGAGGGTGAAGGGGTATTTACTGCAGTTACTTTTGATGCTGAAATGTGTAGAAAAACCCTTGCTAGGATGATAATTGTTGATGAGCTACTGTTCAAGTTTGTTGAGGGGGAGGGATTCAGATTCTATATGAGTATTGTGCAACCTAGATTTCCACTTTCGGAAAGGATTACTGTTGCTAAGGATTGTTGGAACCTTTACATTAGTGAGAAGAATAGGTTGAAAACTGTGTTCAAACAACAGAATCAATCTGTTTGTTTAACTACTGATTGTTGGACTTCTGTGCAAAATCTGAATTATATGTGTCTCACTACTCATTACATTGATCATGATTGGAAATTGCAAAAGAGGATTATCAATTTTTGTCTTATTAAAAACCACAAGGGAGAAACAATTGGTAGAAAAATTGAGAGATGTCTTTTGGGGTGGGGGATATCTAGAGTGTTTACAATTACTGTTGTTAACGCTAGTTCTAATGATACTGCAATATCTTATCTAAGAACTAGAATGGAGGATTGGAATTTACATCCTTTGAAAGGAGAGCATTTGCATGTTAGGTGTTGTGCACATATTCTTAATCTTGTTGTTAATGATGGATTGAAAGAGATGGATGAATCTATTAGCAAGATAAGAAATGCTATTAGATATGTGCGTGCTTCCCCTAGTCGTAtgaataggttcaaaaatttcATTAAGGAAGCTAGGATACAAGACAAGTGTACTGTTCAACTCGATGTTCCCCACCATGCTTGAAAGTGGTTTGAAGTTTCAAAAGGTGTTCAAGAGGCTAGGGGAGAGAGAGATACAGAATATGCTCTAATGCAAGGTGGGATTCCGATGAATATTGATTGGGACAATGCAAAACATTTTATggaattcttgaaaatttttcatgaTGTTATAAAGAGTGTGTCTGGTAGTTTGCTTGTGACTTCTTCTCAATATTTTCATGAGTTTTGTAAGATCTTGCGAGTGTTTAAGTCTTCTTGTGGTAGTCGAGATCCATTACTTGGGAGTATGGCTGAGAGGATGAAGCTTAAGTATGACAAGTACTGGGGTAACATAAAAAAGGTCAATAAGATGATTTTTATTGCTGTGGTTCTTGATCCTAGATACAAGTTGAAGTTTGTGAACTTTAGCTTTGAAAAGCTATATGATAAGGATGATGCTGATTTTTTGGGTGCAAAAGTGAAAGAGACCTTCTCCAAGATGTTTGAATGCTATGTGAATTCAAATAATGGGGGTAGATCTTTTACTTCAACAACAATGGATGGTGCATCAGATGTGGGAGTACCTGATGGCGACATGGCTGGTGATTTTTTCAAGGaggtgcattttcatgagatcatCAACAAAAATGAGGTGGATTTGTATTTGATGGATGGTTTAGAGAAGCCTCATGATCAAAATACTTTTGATATATTGAATTGGTGGAAGGTAAATTCTAGCAAGTATCCTATTTTATCCCAAATAGCTAGAGATGTCTTAGCAATGCCGGTCTCGACTATTGCTTCAGAATCCGCTTTTAGCACTGGTGGAAGAGTGCTTAACAACTATAGGAGTTCTTTAACTCCAAAGACAGTTGAGGCATTGATATGCACACAAAATTGGCTTCGTGCTTCTCCAATGACAACTGATTTTGAGGAGCTTATTGAAGAGTTTGAGAAACTTGAATTAGGTATGTAAAAAAGAAATTTGTAGTTCCTTTTATGGTTtatgtttataatttataatctatattgatttttttgttttatttttgtagaaattgcaccaaccggagaagatgatgatgagtctGGTGTGGATTCAGATTAAGTATGGTGGctgtttagtttttatttgttACAAAGTGACTGTTTCAGTTTAAACTTTAAAGtgtgtttatttttgttgttttgctagacatttttagttgtctttattttatgtttaattaagttgaatttgtattgaatttggatgtgatatactcttgttattctagtttattgaaggttttaaactttattttatgataattttaatTCTGATCAATACGtgtaaaaaaaaccgaaaaaaccaaccgaaccaaaccgtagttggttcggttcggttgatCAAACCGCAGCCAACCGATTGGTTGGTATTATTAGAGGACCGATCAGGTCGGTTCGGTTGGTTTTCGgtccaaaaccgaaccaaaccgaaccgattaCACCCCTACCTAGCATAAAcaccatccacgtagagatttTGAATTCACCCAGAGACATTTGACTGATTTTTTGCTGGAACCATCTTGGTTCCCTAGcattattgaaaaaataaaaataaaatggtcCATTTTCACACTTGAAACCTataaaaagaaagcaaaatttttattcattttataTTGAATAAATAGTcattttttatcataaaaaattcaaatattgataaaACTCACAATGAAAAATTGAAACTAATGTTATACACATATAAGATAAattttatttgacaaaaataactaattattaaatttttattaatgatTCCGTAAATATCCCTcttatttttcttcatttcttttcaCATTCGACACTTTCCAAACCCAAAATATCTTATCCCTTTCT contains the following coding sequences:
- the LOC110269390 gene encoding zinc finger BED domain-containing protein RICESLEEPER 1-like codes for the protein MGLREKYGKRGKQGWGQLSPMARIETKMEINSGDENREQGGIPRPPLPRPTPPRPIDIPSFNASTTKNFNNIQVGFFSTEYKRATQPHNLAFFFPFYAANPIPTTQYPVCQSPTLLSPILRRRFHLRPPCLREGEAEGDRELGSRRSKPRNRSFIAVEGLPSQGRRRNKAKAEQHSNVQPVHRRAAIQSPSKTPVAEPPNNQSLSCKNPKRNRTMSSSDPTSNEVLNEQTPEVGGEIVESVVRSSTDSGMLTKPPPHPRSKKRKVDSTNVGATPGATPTNPAPSTMETDEEDGKDEANEGNRKPSRPRSWTWEHFTKDPKSKPSYPRAKCNWCGASYACDSHRNGTTNMRYHLLNQCKKFPRDSGDPSQTILTFQQKKEGEGVFTAVTFDAEMCRKTLARMIIVDELLFKFVEGEGFRFYMSIVQPRFPLSERITVAKDCWNLYISEKNRLKTVFKQQNQSVCLTTDCWTSVQNLNYMCLTTHYIDHDWKLQKRIINFCLIKNHKGETIGRKIERCLLGWGISRVFTITVVNASSNDTAISYLRTRMEDWNLHPLKGEHLHVRCCAHILNLVVNDGLKEMDESISKIRNAIRYWFEVSKGVQEARGERDTEYALMQGGIPMNIDWDNAKHFMEFLKIFHDVIKSVSGSLLVTSSQYFHEFCKILRVFKSSCGSRDPLLGSMAERMKLKYDKYWGNIKKVNKMIFIAVVLDPRYKLKFVNFSFEKLYDKDDADFLGAKVKETFSKMFECYVNSNNGGRSFTSTTMDGASDVGVPDGDMAGKF